One Azospirillum sp. B510 genomic window carries:
- a CDS encoding MBOAT family O-acyltransferase translates to MVFTSPAFLFAFLPLVLALAFVLPKPLRNGWLLVASIAFYAWGEKLFAGVMLLSVLVNWLLGLALERCREEGYRASVVAVAVVANIGLLGFCKYAGFLVENLNILLAGMALPPVRFEPMHLPLGISFFTFHALSYVIDIYRRTARAQRNPVDFALYIAFFPQLIAGPIVRYHDIDTQLSSRRVTLNGFAMGCERFTVGLAKKMVIANPLGAVADTIFNLPTDQIGAPTAWLGILCYTAQIYFDFSGYSDMAIGLARMFGFSFLENFNYPYIARSMQDFWRRWHISLSNWFRDYLYIPLGGNRVSRLRTYANLIFVFFVCGLWHGASWNFVIWGMIHGTFLALERGPFGRVVHGLPAWARHLYVMAVVMVAWVFFRSASLDHALSYLGAMAGLSVDNGHWPVAMFLDTQAQVLLVAAAIGATPLLSRLTADWAARARQSQGRIEPPFETLSFAKDAGWLLALRLTVLLGGLVMAAAAIAAGTYNPFIYFRF, encoded by the coding sequence ATGGTTTTCACCTCGCCAGCATTTCTGTTCGCTTTCCTGCCGTTGGTGCTCGCGCTTGCCTTCGTCTTGCCCAAGCCGCTGCGGAATGGCTGGCTTCTGGTCGCCAGCATCGCCTTCTATGCCTGGGGCGAGAAGCTGTTCGCCGGGGTGATGCTTCTGTCGGTCCTGGTCAACTGGCTGCTCGGGCTGGCGCTGGAACGCTGCCGGGAGGAGGGATACCGCGCATCGGTGGTGGCGGTCGCGGTGGTCGCGAACATCGGACTGCTTGGCTTCTGCAAATATGCCGGCTTCCTGGTGGAGAACCTGAACATCCTGCTGGCCGGCATGGCGCTGCCGCCGGTGAGGTTCGAGCCGATGCATCTGCCGCTCGGCATCTCCTTCTTCACCTTCCACGCGCTGTCCTATGTGATCGACATTTACCGCCGGACGGCGCGGGCGCAGCGCAACCCGGTCGATTTCGCGCTCTATATCGCCTTCTTTCCGCAGCTGATCGCCGGTCCGATCGTCCGCTATCATGACATCGACACCCAGCTCTCCTCGCGCCGGGTGACGCTGAACGGCTTCGCCATGGGGTGCGAGCGCTTCACCGTGGGGTTGGCGAAGAAGATGGTGATCGCCAACCCGCTGGGAGCGGTCGCCGACACCATCTTCAACCTGCCGACCGACCAGATCGGCGCGCCGACCGCATGGCTTGGCATCCTGTGCTATACGGCGCAGATCTATTTCGATTTCTCCGGCTATTCCGACATGGCGATCGGGCTGGCCCGCATGTTCGGCTTCAGCTTCCTGGAGAATTTCAACTATCCCTACATTGCGCGGTCGATGCAGGATTTCTGGCGGCGCTGGCACATCTCGCTGTCCAACTGGTTCCGGGACTATCTCTATATCCCGCTCGGCGGCAACCGCGTCTCGCGGCTGCGGACCTATGCCAACCTGATCTTCGTCTTCTTCGTCTGTGGCCTGTGGCATGGAGCCAGCTGGAACTTCGTGATCTGGGGGATGATCCACGGCACTTTCCTGGCGCTGGAGCGCGGTCCCTTCGGCCGTGTCGTCCATGGCCTGCCGGCCTGGGCGCGCCACCTTTATGTGATGGCGGTGGTGATGGTGGCCTGGGTGTTCTTCCGGTCGGCCAGCCTTGATCACGCGCTGTCCTATCTTGGCGCCATGGCGGGGTTGTCGGTCGACAATGGGCACTGGCCTGTGGCGATGTTCCTCGACACCCAGGCGCAGGTGTTGCTGGTCGCCGCCGCCATCGGAGCGACGCCGCTGCTGTCGCGGCTGACCGCCGATTGGGCCGCCCGCGCCCGCCAAAGCCAGGGCCGCATCGAACCGCCGTTCGAGACGCTTTCCTTCGCCAAGGATGCGGGCTGGCTGCTGGCCCTCCGCCTCACCGTGCTGTTGGGCGGGCTGGTGATGGCCGCGGCGGCGATCGCGGCCGGGACCTACAACCCCTTCATCTATTTCCGTTTCTGA
- the ychF gene encoding redox-regulated ATPase YchF yields MGFNCGIVGLPNVGKSTLFNALTATQAAEAANFPFCTKEPNVGRVGVPDPRQDKLAEIAKSQKVVPTQLEFVDIAGLIRGASKGEGLGNQFLANIREVDAIVHVLRCFEDDDITHVEGNVDPLRDAEVVETELMLADMESLERQLTSLQKKAKGGDKDSKIKADLMERALKVLQDGKPARVVEVSDEERPVFKQFMLLTAKPVLYVCNVEEASAATGNGFSAKVAEKAKAENAEIVVISAAIESEVAQLSDPAEKAEFLESMGLEETGLNKLIRAGFKLLDLITFFTVGPKETRAWTVRRNAKAPEAAGVIHTDFERGFIRAETIDYTSYITLGGEQGAKDAGKMRQEGKEYVVQDGDIFHFRFNV; encoded by the coding sequence ATGGGCTTCAATTGCGGCATCGTCGGCCTGCCGAACGTCGGCAAGTCGACCCTGTTCAACGCGCTGACCGCCACCCAGGCGGCCGAGGCGGCGAATTTCCCCTTCTGCACCAAGGAGCCGAACGTCGGCCGCGTCGGCGTCCCCGACCCCCGGCAGGACAAGCTGGCCGAGATCGCCAAGTCGCAGAAGGTCGTCCCGACCCAGCTGGAGTTCGTCGACATCGCCGGCCTGATCCGCGGCGCCTCGAAGGGGGAAGGTCTGGGCAACCAGTTCCTCGCCAACATCCGCGAGGTCGATGCCATCGTCCATGTGCTGCGCTGCTTCGAGGATGACGACATCACCCATGTCGAAGGCAATGTCGATCCGCTGCGCGACGCCGAGGTCGTCGAGACCGAGCTGATGCTCGCCGACATGGAAAGCCTGGAACGCCAGTTGACCAGCCTGCAAAAGAAGGCCAAGGGCGGCGACAAGGACAGCAAGATCAAGGCCGACCTGATGGAGCGCGCCCTCAAGGTGCTCCAGGACGGCAAGCCCGCCCGCGTGGTCGAGGTTTCCGACGAGGAGAGGCCGGTGTTCAAGCAGTTCATGCTGCTGACCGCCAAGCCGGTGCTCTATGTCTGCAACGTCGAGGAGGCGTCCGCCGCCACCGGCAACGGCTTCTCCGCCAAGGTGGCCGAGAAGGCCAAGGCGGAGAATGCCGAGATCGTCGTCATCTCCGCCGCCATCGAGTCCGAGGTCGCCCAGCTCTCCGACCCCGCCGAGAAGGCCGAGTTCCTGGAATCGATGGGGCTGGAGGAGACCGGCCTGAACAAGCTGATCCGCGCCGGCTTCAAGCTCTTGGACCTGATCACCTTCTTCACCGTCGGCCCGAAGGAGACGCGGGCCTGGACCGTGCGCCGCAACGCCAAGGCGCCGGAAGCCGCCGGCGTCATCCACACCGATTTCGAACGCGGCTTCATCCGCGCCGAGACCATCGACTACACCAGCTACATCACGCTGGGCGGCGAGCAGGGGGCGAAGGACGCCGGCAAGATGCGCCAGGAAGGCAAGGAATATGTCGTCCAGGACGGCGACATCTTCCATTTCCGCTTCAACGTCTGA
- a CDS encoding putative bifunctional diguanylate cyclase/phosphodiesterase — translation MQATSHDPDAPEISDNGFAGHGFAGHGFAERVRDAIDRRELSLVFQPQADVVTNRLTGFEALSRWRLSDGTMLPPDVFVPMAEQGTAIHLLGDWTLRSACAAAAGWLRAGYPDLPVSVNLSARQLDDPELVRSVLGILADTGLPAANLKLELTETCLFNQSADTRETLLQLRGAGIRLVLDDFGTGWSSLATLRRVPVEALKIDKQFVQAMVDDRGAAIIVQAVVALAHALELGVVAEGVETAEQRLYLQAYRCDTLQGYWLSHPVSADGVAEFLAERGLTGGPRPVMTAGGPMASGAGPRTSG, via the coding sequence ATGCAGGCGACGTCGCACGACCCCGATGCGCCGGAGATATCCGACAACGGCTTCGCCGGTCACGGATTCGCCGGTCACGGATTCGCCGAGCGTGTGCGCGACGCCATCGACCGGCGGGAACTGTCCCTGGTCTTCCAGCCGCAGGCGGACGTCGTCACCAACCGCCTGACCGGCTTCGAAGCGCTCTCGCGCTGGCGCCTGTCCGACGGCACGATGCTGCCGCCGGATGTCTTCGTGCCGATGGCCGAACAGGGCACGGCCATTCATCTCCTCGGCGACTGGACCCTACGGTCGGCCTGCGCCGCCGCGGCCGGCTGGCTGCGCGCCGGCTATCCCGACCTTCCGGTTTCGGTCAACCTGTCGGCCCGGCAGCTCGACGATCCGGAGTTGGTGCGAAGCGTGCTGGGGATCCTGGCCGACACCGGCCTGCCCGCCGCCAACCTGAAGCTGGAATTGACCGAGACCTGCCTGTTCAACCAATCCGCCGACACGCGCGAGACGCTGCTGCAACTGCGTGGTGCCGGCATCAGGCTGGTGCTGGACGATTTCGGCACCGGCTGGTCGTCGCTGGCGACCCTGCGCCGGGTCCCGGTGGAGGCGCTGAAGATCGACAAGCAATTCGTCCAGGCGATGGTCGACGACCGCGGCGCCGCGATCATCGTCCAGGCGGTGGTGGCGCTGGCCCACGCGCTGGAGCTGGGCGTGGTGGCGGAGGGGGTGGAGACGGCGGAACAGCGGCTCTACCTCCAGGCCTACCGCTGCGACACCCTCCAGGGCTATTGGCTGTCGCATCCGGTGAGCGCCGATGGCGTGGCCGAATTCCTGGCGGAGCGCGGCCTGACCGGCGGCCCGCGTCCGGTCATGACCGCCGGCGGCCCTATGGCGTCCGGCGCTGGGCCGCGGACATCAGGATGA
- a CDS encoding NUDIX hydrolase, with product MSAIQPDRSSREYPDRPWVGVGVVVWRGEHVLLIRRGKAPRMGQWSLPGGAQSVGETVFETAVREVREETGLEVVPTGIVTVVDAITPDGQGRVHYHYTLVEVAAESAEGEPLGADDALEARWATADEAGELTEWDETRRVILMSAAQRRTP from the coding sequence ATGTCCGCCATCCAGCCAGACCGCTCCAGCCGTGAATATCCCGATCGCCCCTGGGTCGGTGTCGGGGTCGTCGTCTGGCGGGGGGAGCATGTGCTGCTGATCCGCCGGGGCAAGGCGCCGCGGATGGGGCAGTGGAGCCTGCCGGGCGGGGCGCAGTCGGTCGGCGAGACGGTGTTCGAAACCGCGGTGCGCGAGGTGCGGGAGGAGACCGGGCTGGAGGTGGTGCCCACCGGCATCGTCACCGTTGTCGACGCCATCACCCCCGATGGCCAGGGCCGCGTCCATTACCATTACACGCTGGTCGAGGTGGCGGCGGAGAGCGCGGAGGGTGAGCCGCTCGGCGCCGACGACGCGCTGGAGGCTCGCTGGGCGACCGCCGACGAGGCCGGTGAGCTGACGGAATGGGACGAGACCCGACGGGTCATCCTGATGTCCGCGGCCCAGCGCCGGACGCCATAG
- a CDS encoding LysR family transcriptional regulator: MKLNEIRTFIAVADAQSVQEAGNRLGLTQSAVSRLIQRLEAELGVTLFDRQTKPLALTRDGELALAHARRTLAAASDFADAFAGSAEPRGLLRLGTAHVLTALTAGRPLDELRAGFPGLTLRLHADWSNPLIEQVRAGTLDGAVILLCEDQPPPDDLPVRRIRTEPVSVIAAPNDATADLAAMNRRGWVLQPNGCRYREALHQALSPLGLQPNVTVEAYDQSLLVSLVARGVGFGLAPMGLIAPIPQAATVRPLDLPDLRMAVTIWLIQSRTTGRVAPAFDRLEDSLRRELVNGGMPGRAQEALPLLHSAAE, encoded by the coding sequence ATGAAGCTCAACGAGATCCGCACATTCATCGCCGTGGCCGATGCGCAATCGGTGCAGGAGGCCGGCAACCGGCTGGGGCTGACGCAATCGGCGGTGTCCCGGCTGATCCAGCGGCTGGAGGCGGAGCTCGGGGTCACTCTGTTCGACCGGCAGACGAAGCCGCTGGCGCTGACCCGCGACGGGGAGCTGGCGCTCGCCCATGCCCGGCGCACCTTGGCGGCGGCGAGCGATTTCGCCGACGCCTTCGCCGGCTCGGCCGAACCGCGCGGGCTGCTGCGGCTGGGGACGGCGCATGTCCTCACCGCGCTCACCGCCGGACGGCCATTGGACGAATTGCGGGCGGGCTTTCCCGGCCTGACCCTGAGGCTGCATGCGGACTGGAGCAACCCGCTGATCGAACAGGTCCGGGCCGGCACCCTGGACGGCGCGGTGATCCTGCTGTGCGAGGATCAGCCGCCGCCCGACGATCTGCCCGTCCGCCGGATCAGGACCGAACCGGTCAGCGTCATCGCCGCGCCGAACGACGCCACCGCCGACCTGGCCGCCATGAACCGGCGCGGATGGGTTCTGCAACCGAATGGCTGCCGCTATCGCGAGGCGCTTCATCAGGCCCTGTCGCCGCTCGGCCTTCAGCCGAACGTCACCGTCGAGGCCTATGACCAGAGCCTGCTGGTGTCGCTGGTGGCGCGCGGCGTCGGCTTCGGCCTGGCGCCGATGGGGTTGATCGCGCCGATCCCGCAGGCGGCGACGGTGCGGCCGCTCGATCTGCCGGATTTGCGGATGGCGGTGACGATCTGGCTGATCCAGTCGCGGACGACCGGCCGCGTCGCGCCGGCCTTCGACCGGCTGGAAGACTCGCTGCGGCGCGAACTCGTAAACGGGGGGATGCCGGGCCGCGCGCAAGAGGCGCTTCCCCTCCTACATTCCGCAGCGGAATAA
- a CDS encoding MFS transporter, whose translation MSTAPPAPASSWRTPALVVVCGCLISMLAFGPRSSMGLFIGPLSETRGWGRDVFALAMAIQNILWGAGGPFAGALTDRYGPAPVLAGGGLLYAAGLALMPYATSSAELYLTAGVLIGLGLSGASFGIIIAGFTRLLPPEQRSWSVGIATAAGSMGQFLFAPMGQAFIAGFGWQTALLLLAASMITVPLLASVFPGPKGMTASGTPAVTGANIGYIAAVRQAFQHRSYVLLVAGFFVCGFQLAFITTHLPPYLTAAGISPTLAAWALALIGLFNVIGSYASGVLAGKVSKRYLLCANYFSRGIATAVFILLPISPVTVIAYAAVMGLLWLSTVPPTSGLVALMFGTRYMGTLYGFAFFSHQVGGFLGVWLGGVLYERTGSYDVVWWLGVALAMFATIVHWPIAEKPAPSLAAAEAKA comes from the coding sequence TTGTCCACCGCCCCCCCTGCGCCGGCCTCCTCCTGGAGGACGCCAGCCCTCGTCGTCGTCTGCGGCTGCCTGATCTCGATGCTGGCCTTCGGACCAAGGTCGAGCATGGGCCTGTTCATCGGCCCGCTGTCGGAAACCCGCGGCTGGGGCCGCGACGTCTTCGCTCTGGCGATGGCGATCCAGAACATCCTGTGGGGGGCCGGCGGCCCCTTCGCCGGGGCGCTGACCGATCGCTACGGCCCCGCCCCGGTGCTGGCCGGCGGCGGGCTGCTCTATGCCGCCGGACTGGCGCTGATGCCCTATGCCACCAGCAGCGCCGAGCTGTATCTGACCGCCGGCGTGCTGATCGGGCTGGGCCTGTCCGGCGCCTCCTTCGGCATCATCATCGCCGGCTTCACCCGGCTGCTGCCGCCGGAACAGCGCAGCTGGTCGGTCGGCATCGCCACCGCCGCGGGGTCGATGGGCCAATTCCTGTTCGCGCCGATGGGCCAGGCGTTCATCGCCGGCTTCGGCTGGCAGACCGCCCTGCTGCTGCTGGCCGCCTCGATGATCACGGTGCCGCTGCTGGCCAGCGTCTTCCCCGGTCCGAAGGGCATGACGGCGAGCGGCACCCCGGCGGTGACCGGCGCCAACATCGGCTACATCGCCGCGGTGCGTCAGGCGTTCCAACACCGCAGCTATGTGCTGCTGGTCGCCGGCTTCTTCGTCTGCGGCTTCCAGCTGGCCTTCATCACCACCCATCTGCCGCCCTATCTGACCGCCGCCGGCATCAGCCCGACGCTGGCCGCCTGGGCGCTGGCGCTGATCGGCCTGTTCAACGTGATCGGCTCCTACGCGTCCGGCGTGCTGGCGGGCAAGGTCAGCAAGCGCTACCTGCTGTGCGCCAACTATTTCTCGCGCGGCATCGCGACGGCGGTCTTCATCCTGCTGCCGATCTCCCCGGTGACGGTGATCGCCTATGCCGCGGTGATGGGGCTGCTGTGGCTGTCCACCGTGCCGCCGACCTCCGGCCTCGTAGCATTGATGTTCGGCACCCGCTATATGGGCACACTCTACGGCTTCGCCTTCTTCAGCCATCAGGTCGGCGGCTTCCTGGGCGTCTGGCTCGGCGGGGTGCTCTATGAGCGCACCGGGTCCTATGATGTCGTCTGGTGGCTGGGCGTGGCGCTCGCCATGTTCGCGACCATCGTCCATTGGCCGATCGCCGAGAAGCCCGCCCCGTCGCTGGCGGCGGCCGAGGCGAAGGCGTAG
- a CDS encoding NADH:ubiquinone oxidoreductase subunit NDUFA12 — translation MSEPISLFTKLANIHIRYVTWRRGAKVGSDRFGNVYYRSKDTKPGTRERRWVLYAGEPDASKIPPEWHGWLHHTTKDPLPEGSSAFHKPWQKEHLPNLSGSVQAYRPPGHVLAGGQRVPATGDYEPWTPT, via the coding sequence ATGAGCGAGCCGATCTCCCTGTTCACCAAACTGGCGAACATCCACATCCGTTACGTCACGTGGCGTCGGGGCGCCAAGGTCGGCAGCGACCGCTTCGGCAACGTCTATTACCGCAGCAAGGACACCAAGCCCGGCACGCGCGAGCGCCGTTGGGTCCTGTATGCCGGTGAGCCCGACGCCTCGAAGATCCCGCCGGAATGGCATGGGTGGCTGCACCACACCACCAAGGATCCGCTGCCGGAAGGGTCGAGCGCCTTCCACAAGCCGTGGCAGAAGGAGCATCTGCCCAACCTGTCGGGTTCCGTCCAGGCCTATCGCCCGCCCGGCCATGTGCTGGCGGGTGGCCAGCGCGTGCCGGCCACCGGCGATTACGAACCCTGGACTCCGACCTGA
- the mlaD gene encoding outer membrane lipid asymmetry maintenance protein MlaD, whose amino-acid sequence MRRNVIETVLGGVVLAVAAVFLAFAYKSADLRKVQGYDVTANFNSITGLQSGADVRISGVKVGTVTGLTLDPTSFQAVVHLSVDNSVKLPKDTAAVIASESLLGGKFLSLEPGGDPDTIKPNGKIEFTQSTPGLEQLLGQVIFSLQSMSKSGEQANGQQGQAPAQPPKL is encoded by the coding sequence ATGCGCCGGAATGTGATCGAAACCGTGCTGGGCGGCGTCGTGCTCGCCGTGGCCGCCGTCTTCCTCGCCTTCGCCTACAAAAGCGCGGATCTGCGCAAGGTGCAGGGCTATGACGTCACCGCCAATTTCAACAGCATCACCGGCCTGCAAAGCGGCGCCGATGTGCGCATCAGCGGCGTGAAGGTCGGCACGGTCACCGGGCTGACGCTCGACCCCACCAGCTTCCAGGCGGTCGTCCATCTGTCGGTCGACAATTCGGTGAAGCTGCCCAAGGACACCGCCGCCGTCATCGCGTCGGAAAGCCTGCTGGGCGGCAAGTTCCTGTCGCTGGAGCCGGGCGGCGATCCCGACACCATCAAGCCGAATGGCAAGATCGAATTCACCCAGAGCACGCCGGGCCTGGAACAGCTGCTGGGTCAGGTCATCTTCTCGCTGCAAAGCATGAGCAAGTCGGGTGAGCAGGCCAACGGCCAGCAGGGGCAGGCGCCGGCGCAACCGCCGAAGCTGTAA
- a CDS encoding DUF2155 domain-containing protein produces MTKPWKLLRPVAGLLGAATLLASLAGQAAPVPTQMIERPAAKLQWLDKVTARTSTFTMRVGETKAMSSLRITLRACRENPPIETPESAAFLEVTEIKPGEQAEQVFSGWMFSSSPALSAMENPIYDVWVLGCDQ; encoded by the coding sequence GTGACGAAACCTTGGAAATTGCTTCGGCCGGTGGCCGGTCTGCTGGGTGCGGCCACCTTGCTGGCATCCCTGGCCGGTCAGGCCGCCCCGGTCCCAACCCAGATGATCGAGCGGCCGGCGGCCAAGTTGCAATGGCTGGACAAGGTGACCGCCCGCACCTCCACCTTCACCATGCGGGTCGGAGAGACCAAGGCGATGAGCAGCCTGCGCATCACCCTGCGCGCCTGCCGTGAGAACCCGCCCATCGAGACGCCGGAATCCGCCGCCTTCCTGGAAGTGACGGAGATCAAGCCGGGCGAGCAGGCGGAACAGGTGTTCAGCGGCTGGATGTTCTCCTCCAGCCCCGCCCTGTCGGCGATGGAGAACCCGATCTACGACGTGTGGGTTCTCGGCTGCGACCAGTAA
- a CDS encoding alpha/beta hydrolase codes for MPEVLFNGPAGRLEGRYTHGKQPNAPVALLLHPHPQHNGTMNNKVVFTLFQSFTKRGYSALRFNFRGVGRSQGTYDKGEGELADAAAALDWLQTYNPNAPLCWIGGVSFGAWIGMQLLMRRPEIDGFVSVSPPANLFDFSFLAPCPSSGLIIHGDKDEVVPQAAVTKLVTKLSHQKDIRIDHRVVPGASHFFVNRTDDLATQVDDYLDKALGNPIAAVAG; via the coding sequence ATGCCTGAAGTGCTCTTCAACGGTCCCGCCGGTCGCCTGGAAGGCCGTTACACCCACGGCAAGCAGCCGAACGCCCCGGTCGCGCTGCTGTTGCACCCGCACCCGCAGCACAATGGGACGATGAACAACAAGGTGGTCTTCACCCTGTTCCAGTCCTTCACCAAGCGCGGCTACTCGGCGCTCCGCTTCAACTTCCGCGGTGTCGGGCGCAGCCAGGGCACCTATGACAAGGGGGAAGGGGAGCTGGCCGACGCGGCGGCGGCGCTGGACTGGTTGCAGACCTACAATCCCAACGCGCCGCTCTGCTGGATCGGCGGGGTATCCTTCGGCGCCTGGATCGGCATGCAGTTGCTGATGCGCCGTCCCGAGATCGACGGTTTCGTCTCGGTTTCGCCACCGGCCAACCTGTTCGACTTCTCCTTCCTGGCGCCGTGCCCGTCCTCGGGCCTGATCATCCATGGCGACAAGGACGAGGTGGTGCCCCAGGCCGCGGTGACCAAGCTGGTGACCAAGCTGTCGCACCAGAAGGACATCCGCATCGATCACCGCGTCGTCCCCGGCGCCAGCCATTTCTTCGTCAACCGTACCGACGATCTGGCGACGCAGGTGGACGATTATTTGGACAAGGCGCTCGGCAACCCGATCGCCGCGGTGGCGGGGTAA
- the epsC gene encoding serine O-acetyltransferase EpsC, with protein MRAADYTTAGDGVFKHLREEIDGIMARDPAARSRLEVALCYPGLHAILFHRIARRARDAGWHLTARLVSQIARSLTGIEIHPGATIGRRFFIDHGMGVVIGETAEIGDDVMLYHGVTLGGTSLSPGKRHPTLGDGVIVGAGAKILGAITIGRGARIGANAVVVADVPADTAVVGIPARPVVPRDGAETRKFMPYGTPRGEIPDPVAHALSGLLDQMSALRARVDALEVTGPAGRPRSTPTPFDASPSFGTVASHTVGMHETQGETR; from the coding sequence ATGAGAGCGGCGGACTATACCACGGCGGGTGATGGCGTGTTCAAGCATCTTCGCGAAGAGATCGATGGGATCATGGCGCGCGACCCCGCCGCGCGGTCCCGGCTGGAGGTGGCGCTCTGCTATCCCGGCCTGCACGCGATCCTGTTCCACCGCATCGCCCGCCGCGCCCGCGACGCCGGCTGGCACCTGACCGCCCGCCTCGTCTCGCAGATCGCCCGCTCGCTGACCGGCATCGAAATCCACCCCGGCGCCACCATCGGCCGCCGCTTCTTCATCGATCACGGCATGGGGGTGGTGATCGGCGAGACGGCCGAGATCGGCGATGACGTCATGCTCTATCACGGGGTGACGCTGGGCGGCACCTCGCTCAGTCCCGGCAAGCGCCATCCGACGCTGGGCGACGGCGTGATCGTCGGCGCCGGCGCCAAGATCCTGGGCGCCATCACCATCGGCCGCGGCGCCCGCATCGGCGCGAACGCGGTGGTGGTGGCCGACGTGCCGGCCGATACCGCCGTCGTCGGCATCCCGGCCAGACCGGTGGTGCCGCGCGATGGCGCGGAAACCCGGAAATTCATGCCCTACGGCACTCCCCGCGGCGAAATCCCCGACCCGGTGGCGCATGCGCTGAGCGGCCTGCTCGACCAGATGTCGGCGCTGCGGGCCCGCGTCGACGCGTTGGAGGTCACAGGGCCCGCCGGCCGACCCCGCTCAACCCCGACACCGTTCGACGCCTCACCATCATTCGGAACGGTGGCATCCCACACCGTCGGGATGCACGAAACACAAGGAGAAACGCGATGA
- a CDS encoding Rrf2 family transcriptional regulator, protein MRLSTKGRYAVMAMVDLAATSQGSPVALADIAERQEISLSYLEQLFAKLRKGGLVKSVRGPGGGYLLAHPADATRVSDIILAVDEPIRTTRCANGTPQGCRTNRSRCLTHDLWEELGNQIHMYLSSVTVADVVERRIIGTSGLALLRPAPAAETVAAE, encoded by the coding sequence ATGAGACTCAGCACCAAGGGACGCTATGCCGTGATGGCGATGGTCGATCTGGCCGCCACCAGCCAGGGCAGCCCGGTCGCGCTGGCCGACATCGCGGAGCGGCAGGAGATCTCGCTCTCCTACCTGGAACAGCTGTTCGCCAAGCTGCGCAAGGGCGGTCTGGTCAAGAGCGTGCGCGGCCCCGGCGGCGGCTATCTGCTGGCTCATCCGGCCGACGCCACCCGCGTGTCCGACATCATCCTGGCGGTGGACGAACCGATCCGCACCACCCGCTGCGCCAACGGCACGCCGCAGGGCTGCCGCACCAACCGCTCGCGCTGCCTGACCCATGACCTGTGGGAGGAGCTGGGCAACCAGATCCACATGTATCTCAGCTCGGTCACCGTGGCCGACGTGGTGGAACGGCGGATCATCGGCACCAGCGGCCTGGCCCTGCTGCGCCCCGCCCCGGCCGCCGAGACCGTCGCCGCCGAATGA
- a CDS encoding cysteine desulfurase family protein — protein MTIPPVTPFQRTGVYLDHNATTPLRPEVRAAMGQAMDLVGNPSSVHAFGRSTRRAVEEARAAVAALVGVKPAQVLFTGSGTEANNFALRGFPGRRVLTSAIEHESVLAACRDAARFGVNRDGMVDLDELKRRLGGPASALVSLMLVNNETGVIQPVADAARIAHAHGALIHCDAVQAAGRLPLSLRDLGVDLMTLSAHKLGGPTGVGALILAEGLEPEALIRGGGQERRKRAGTENLLGIVGFGAAARLALDGLAEAMEAANLASLRNRLEREALAAMPRARVMGAGAPRVANTSCLMLPGLPGETQVMTLDLAGVAVSAGSACSSGKVKPSHVLAAMGEDDGCAASAIRISLGWTSDDEAVDRFLTAWTAMARRSTPAHG, from the coding sequence GTGACCATCCCCCCCGTCACCCCGTTCCAACGGACCGGCGTCTATCTGGACCACAACGCCACCACTCCCTTGAGGCCGGAAGTCAGGGCGGCGATGGGTCAGGCGATGGATCTGGTCGGCAACCCGTCCTCCGTTCACGCCTTCGGCCGCAGCACCCGCCGGGCGGTGGAGGAGGCGCGCGCCGCCGTCGCGGCCCTGGTGGGCGTCAAACCGGCGCAGGTGCTGTTCACCGGCAGCGGAACCGAGGCCAACAACTTCGCCCTGCGCGGTTTCCCCGGACGCCGCGTGCTGACCTCCGCCATCGAGCATGAGTCGGTGCTGGCCGCCTGTCGGGACGCGGCGCGCTTCGGCGTCAACCGCGACGGTATGGTCGATCTGGACGAGTTGAAACGCCGGCTTGGCGGGCCCGCTTCGGCCCTGGTCTCGCTGATGCTCGTCAACAACGAGACCGGGGTGATCCAGCCGGTGGCGGACGCCGCGCGGATCGCCCACGCCCACGGCGCGCTGATTCATTGCGACGCCGTGCAGGCCGCCGGACGGTTGCCGCTGTCCTTGCGGGACCTCGGCGTCGACCTGATGACGCTGTCGGCCCACAAGCTCGGCGGCCCGACCGGCGTCGGCGCCCTGATCCTGGCGGAAGGGCTGGAGCCGGAGGCGCTGATCCGCGGCGGCGGGCAGGAGCGGCGCAAGCGGGCCGGCACCGAGAATCTGCTGGGCATCGTCGGCTTCGGCGCCGCCGCGCGGCTGGCTCTGGACGGGTTGGCGGAGGCGATGGAGGCCGCCAACCTCGCCTCGCTGCGCAACCGGCTGGAGCGGGAGGCGCTGGCCGCCATGCCGCGCGCCCGGGTGATGGGGGCCGGCGCGCCCCGTGTCGCCAACACCAGCTGCCTGATGCTTCCCGGCCTGCCCGGCGAGACCCAGGTGATGACGCTGGACCTTGCCGGGGTGGCGGTCAGCGCCGGATCGGCCTGTTCCAGCGGCAAGGTCAAGCCCTCCCATGTGCTGGCGGCGATGGGCGAGGACGACGGCTGCGCCGCCAGCGCGATCCGGATCAGCCTGGGCTGGACCAGCGACGACGAGGCGGTCGACCGCTTCCTGACGGCCTGGACCGCGATGGCCCGGCGAAGCACGCCCGCGCATGGCTGA